A genomic window from Anopheles ziemanni chromosome X, idAnoZiCoDA_A2_x.2, whole genome shotgun sequence includes:
- the LOC131291248 gene encoding neuroglian isoform X2, translating into MWPTNRQTAGLAAGRCLLLPPRHQHLLLAATLVMMLNVLTVHSLIHSPPRIIKQPPPDELLFQVKQQGESDKPFLIECEAEGEPSPKYRWIKNGKKFEWQTYDDRMSQQPGRGTLVITSPRDEDLGQYQCFAENEHGTATSNSVFVRKAELNSFKDATPQTVQADEGKPLKLVCQPPDGWPKPNVYWMILTRDGGIRSINNSRMTLDPEGNLWFSNVTREDESGEFFYACAASSVFRSEYKIGNRVILQVRQTGISASQNRHMPQRQYVTRKNEVALKGKEVELFCIYGGTPLPETVWTKNGKPIIWSDKIQQDNYGKSLKIRRVTSEDAGAYTCEVSNGVGNADSYSINLAVNAVPYFTVEPELRNAAEGESVEFRCEAAGDPSPNIVWIHNGKLIDDSKRNPRRIVSTNRIVFTSLEKSDTGNYGCNATNSLGYVYKDVYLNVMALAPEITEPPKLEATVDQRNVTMTCRVFGAPKPQVRWLRNDRELTGGRYQTMPSGDLFIRDVKFDDAGEYTCQAFSKLGSKTASGQLVVKEHTKINDPPKDYEVEAGTTATFRCNAIADSSLELTIEWLTKGELIDFESQPRFIRTSDNSLMITKTIELDTGTYTCLAKTELDEVMANATLTVMDRPNPPTLTRVDCRGKVAKVEWVSNGDNRSPILNFIIEYNTSFTPDTWSVSASDVPGTDLAYVVETTPWNNYTFRVIAVNKVGRSLPSGHSEVCTTPTSVPYKNPDNLEAEGTEPNNLVIKWNPMAQVDHNAPGFHYRVYWRRDIPGASWTSADVNDWRQSSYTVEGLPTFTRYHIKVVALNERGESNSGPWEKFVYSGEDKPTDAPTNFTLIQVTGPTAAYLSWNPVSPESLRGHFKGYKIQTWTESGGEANMREVLITNDAKQALVTDFVPDSLNYARILAYNGRYNGPASTTLSFDTPEGVPNTIQSLEAYPLGSAAFLLRWQPPLQPNGRLTGYKIYYEEVKGTTVGPRMEREPHITDPLVQEAKLGSLKPNSKYRIHVVATTKAGEGMDLHIERATSSGVGMPPDVPNFNWANLPSENGLANIKVIWQPALGGKPGSHFFVKYRIKDESNWQTTDPELYENFLVVHGINPNHLYEFRVVSVDGEHQTESATQEVDTYGIQSSVKVPGDNIATAGWFIGMMLAIAFLILVLIIICIVKRNRGGKYDVHDRELANGRNDYTEEGGFPEYSQPLDNKSQGRQSLNSQKVGPESDTDSMAEYGEGDTGMNEDGSFIGQYGRKGKNADSNSQAFATLV; encoded by the exons GTATCGCTGGATTAAAAACGGCAAGAAGTTCGAATGGCAGACGTACGACGACCGGATGTCGCAGCAACCGGGACGCGGTACGCTGGTCATCACGTCACCGCGCGACGAGGACCTCGGCCAGTATCAGTGCTTCGCCGAGAACGAGCACGGTACCGCCACCTCCAACTCGGTGTTCGTGCGCAAGGCGGAGCTGAACTCGTTCAAGGACGCGACGCCGCAGACGGTGCAGGCGGACGAGGGCAAGCCGCTGAAGCTGGTGTGCCAACCGCCCGACGGCTGGCCGAAGCCGAACGTCTACTGGATGATCCTGACGCGCGACGGTGGCATCCGGAGCATCAACAACTCGCGCATGACGCTCGACCCGGAGGGCAACCTGTGGTTCTCGAACGTAACGCGCGAGGACGAGTCGGGCGAGTTCTTCTACGCGTGCGCCGCCTCGTCGGTGTTCCGCAGCGAGTACAAGATCGGCAACCGGGTGATACTGCAGGTACGCCAGACGGGCATCTCCGCCTCGCAGAACCGCCATATGCCGCAGCGGCAGTACGTGACGCGCAAGAACGAGGTCGCGCTCAAGGGCAAGGAGGTGGAGCTGTTCTGCATCTACGGCGGTACGCCGCTGCCCGAGACGGTGTGGACGAAGAACGGGAAACCGATCATATGGAGCGACAAGATACAGCAGGACAACTACGGCAAGTCGCTCAAGATACGGCGCGTCACGTCGGAGGACGCCGGTGCGTACACGTGCGAGGTGTCGAACGGCGTCGGCAATGCGGACTCGTACTCGATCAACCTGGCGGTGAACGCGGTGCCGTACTTCACCGTCGAGCCGGAGCTGCGGAACGCGGCGGAGGGCGAATCGGTCGAGTTCCGGTGTGAGGCGGCCGGTGATCCGAGCCCGAACATCGTCTGGATCCACAACGGCAAGCTGATCGACGACAGCAAGCGCAACCCGCGGCGCATCGTCAGCACCAACCGGATCGTGTTCACGTCGCTGGAGAAGAGCGACACCGGCAACTACGGCTGTAACGCCACCAACTCGCTCGGCTACGTGTACAAGGACGTGTACCTGAACGTGATGGCGCTCGCGCCCGAAATTACCGAACCGCCGAAGCTCGAAGCGACCGTCGACCAGCGCAACGTGACGATGACGTGCCGCGTGTTCGGTGCACCGAAGCCGCAGGTCCGGTGGCTGCGCAATGATCGCGAGCTTACCGGTGGCCGCTACCAAACCATGCCGAGCGGCGATCTGTTCATCCGGGACGTGAAGTTTGACGACGCCGGCGAGTACACCTGCCAGGCGTTCAGCAAGCTCGGCAGCAAGACGGCGTCGGGCCAGCTGGTCGTGAAGGAGCACACGAAGATCAACGATCCGCCGAAGGACTACGAGGTGGAGGCGGGCACGACCGCCACCTTCCGGTGCAATGCGATCGCCGACTCCTCGCTGGAGCTCACGATCGAGTGGCTGACCAAGGGCGAGCTGATCGACTTCGAAAGCCAGCCGCGCTTCATCCGCACCTCCGACAACTCGCTCATGATTACGAAGACGATCGAGCTGGACACGGGCACCTACACCTGCCTGGCGAAGACGGAGCTGGACGAGGTGATGGCGAACGCGACACTCACCGTGATGGACCGGCCGAACCCGCCGACGCTGACGCGCGTCGACTGCCGCGGCAAGGTGGCCAAGGTCGAGTGGGTATCGAACGGCGACAACCGGTCGCCGATTCTGAACTTCATCATCGAGTACAACACGTCCTTCACGCCCGACACCTGGAGCGTCTCGGCGAGCGACGTGCCCGGCACGGATCTGGCGTACGTGGTCGAAACGACACCGTGGAACAACTACACGTTCCGCGTGATCGCCGTCAACAAGGTCGGACGCTCGCTGCCGTCCGGCCACAGCGAGGTGTGCACGACGCCGACGAGCGTACCGTACAAGAACCCGGACAACCTGGAGGCGGAGGGCACCGAGCCGAACAATCTCGTCATCAAGTGGAACCCGATGGCGCAGGTGGATCACAACGCGCCCGGCTTCCACTACCGCGTCTACTGGAGGCGTGACATCCCGGGCGCTTCCTGGACGTCGGCGGACGTCAACGACTGGCGCCAGTCATCGTACACGGTCGAGGGGCTGCCTACGTTCACCCGCTACCACATCAAGGTGGTAGCCCTCAACGAGCGGGGCGAGTCGAACTCCGGCCCGTGGGAGAAGTTCGTTTACTCGGGCGAGGACAAGCCGACCGACGCGCCGACCAACTTCACGCTGATCCAAGTGACCGGACCGACCGCCGCCTACCTCAGCTGGAACCCGGTCTCGCCGGAGTCGCTCCGCGGCCACTTCAAGGGCTACAAGATCCAGACGTGGACGGAGTCGGGTGGCGAGGCCAACATGCGCGAGGTGCTGATCACCAACGACGCCAAGCAGGCGCTCGTGACCGACTTCGTGCCGGACTCGCTCAACTACGCGCGCATCCTTGCCTACAACGGACGCTACAATGGACCCGCCAGCACCACGCTCTCCTTCGACACGCCCGAGGGTGTGCCGAACACGATCCAGTCGCTCGAGGCGTACCCGCTCGGCTCGGCCGCGTTCCTGCTGCGCTGGCAGCCACCGCTCCAGCCCAACGGCCGCCTCACCGGCTACAAGATCTACTACGAGGAGGTCAAGGGCACCACGGTTGGGCCGCGCATGGAGCGCGAGCCACACATCACCGATCCGCTGGTGCAGGAGGCAAAGCTCGGCAGCCTCAAGCCGAACTCGAAGTATCGCATCCACGTCGTGGCAACGACCAAGGCCGGCGAGGGCATGGA CTTACACATTGAGCGAGCGACATCGTCCGGCGTTGGCATGCCACCGGATGTGCCGAACTTCAACTGGGCCAACCTGCCCTCGGAGAACGGGCTGGCCAACATCAAGGTCATCTGGCAACCGGCCCTCGGCGGCAAGCCTGGCTCGCACTTCTTCGTCAAGTACCGCATCAAGGACGAGTCGAACTGGCAGACGACCGATCCGGAGCTGTACGAGAACTTTCTAGTCGTGCACGGCATCAACCCGAACCATCTGTACGAGTTCCGGGTCGTCTCGGTCGATGGCGAGCATCAGACCGAGTCTGCCACGCAGGAGGTCGATACCTACGGAATAC agaGCTCTGTTAAGGTGCCGGGAGATAATATTGCCACCGCCGGCTGGTTTATAGGTATGATGCTGGCGATAGCGTTCCTCATTCTGGTGCTGATCATCATCTGCATCGTGAAGCGTAACCGTGGCGGAAAGTACGACGTACACGACCGCGAGCTGGCCAACGGACGGAACGACTACACCGAGGAGGGTGGCTTCCCGGAGTACTCGCAACC TTTGGACAATAAAAGCCAGGGCCGACAATCGCTGAACTCGCAAAAAGTAGGACCGGAAAGTGATACAGATTCCATGGCGGAATACGGTGAAGGTGATACAG GTATGAATGAAGACGGTTCATTCATTGGACAGTACGGCCGGAAGGGCAAAAATGCGGACAGCAATTCGCAGGCGTTCGCGACCTTAGTTTAG
- the LOC131291248 gene encoding neuroglian isoform X3, translating into MWPTNRQTAGLAAGRCLLLPPRHQHLLLAATLVMMLNVLTVHSLIHSPPRIIKQPPPDELLFQVKQQGESDKPFLIECEAEGEPSPKYRWIKNGKKFEWQTYDDRMSQQPGRGTLVITSPRDEDLGQYQCFAENEHGTATSNSVFVRKAELNSFKDATPQTVQADEGKPLKLVCQPPDGWPKPNVYWMILTRDGGIRSINNSRMTLDPEGNLWFSNVTREDESGEFFYACAASSVFRSEYKIGNRVILQVRQTGISASQNRHMPQRQYVTRKNEVALKGKEVELFCIYGGTPLPETVWTKNGKPIIWSDKIQQDNYGKSLKIRRVTSEDAGAYTCEVSNGVGNADSYSINLAVNAVPYFTVEPELRNAAEGESVEFRCEAAGDPSPNIVWIHNGKLIDDSKRNPRRIVSTNRIVFTSLEKSDTGNYGCNATNSLGYVYKDVYLNVMALAPEITEPPKLEATVDQRNVTMTCRVFGAPKPQVRWLRNDRELTGGRYQTMPSGDLFIRDVKFDDAGEYTCQAFSKLGSKTASGQLVVKEHTKINDPPKDYEVEAGTTATFRCNAIADSSLELTIEWLTKGELIDFESQPRFIRTSDNSLMITKTIELDTGTYTCLAKTELDEVMANATLTVMDRPNPPTLTRVDCRGKVAKVEWVSNGDNRSPILNFIIEYNTSFTPDTWSVSASDVPGTDLAYVVETTPWNNYTFRVIAVNKVGRSLPSGHSEVCTTPTSVPYKNPDNLEAEGTEPNNLVIKWNPMAQVDHNAPGFHYRVYWRRDIPGASWTSADVNDWRQSSYTVEGLPTFTRYHIKVVALNERGESNSGPWEKFVYSGEDKPTDAPTNFTLIQVTGPTAAYLSWNPVSPESLRGHFKGYKIQTWTESGGEANMREVLITNDAKQALVTDFVPDSLNYARILAYNGRYNGPASTTLSFDTPEGVPNTIQSLEAYPLGSAAFLLRWQPPLQPNGRLTGYKIYYEEVKGTTVGPRMEREPHITDPLVQEAKLGSLKPNSKYRIHVVATTKAGEGMDLHIERATSSGVGMPPDVPNFNWANLPSENGLANIKVIWQPALGGKPGSHFFVKYRIKDESNWQTTDPELYENFLVVHGINPNHLYEFRVVSVDGEHQTESATQEVDTYGIQSSVKVPGDNIATAGWFIGMMLAIAFLILVLIIICIVKRNRGGKYDVHDRELANGRNDYTEEGGFPEYSQPRYE; encoded by the exons GTATCGCTGGATTAAAAACGGCAAGAAGTTCGAATGGCAGACGTACGACGACCGGATGTCGCAGCAACCGGGACGCGGTACGCTGGTCATCACGTCACCGCGCGACGAGGACCTCGGCCAGTATCAGTGCTTCGCCGAGAACGAGCACGGTACCGCCACCTCCAACTCGGTGTTCGTGCGCAAGGCGGAGCTGAACTCGTTCAAGGACGCGACGCCGCAGACGGTGCAGGCGGACGAGGGCAAGCCGCTGAAGCTGGTGTGCCAACCGCCCGACGGCTGGCCGAAGCCGAACGTCTACTGGATGATCCTGACGCGCGACGGTGGCATCCGGAGCATCAACAACTCGCGCATGACGCTCGACCCGGAGGGCAACCTGTGGTTCTCGAACGTAACGCGCGAGGACGAGTCGGGCGAGTTCTTCTACGCGTGCGCCGCCTCGTCGGTGTTCCGCAGCGAGTACAAGATCGGCAACCGGGTGATACTGCAGGTACGCCAGACGGGCATCTCCGCCTCGCAGAACCGCCATATGCCGCAGCGGCAGTACGTGACGCGCAAGAACGAGGTCGCGCTCAAGGGCAAGGAGGTGGAGCTGTTCTGCATCTACGGCGGTACGCCGCTGCCCGAGACGGTGTGGACGAAGAACGGGAAACCGATCATATGGAGCGACAAGATACAGCAGGACAACTACGGCAAGTCGCTCAAGATACGGCGCGTCACGTCGGAGGACGCCGGTGCGTACACGTGCGAGGTGTCGAACGGCGTCGGCAATGCGGACTCGTACTCGATCAACCTGGCGGTGAACGCGGTGCCGTACTTCACCGTCGAGCCGGAGCTGCGGAACGCGGCGGAGGGCGAATCGGTCGAGTTCCGGTGTGAGGCGGCCGGTGATCCGAGCCCGAACATCGTCTGGATCCACAACGGCAAGCTGATCGACGACAGCAAGCGCAACCCGCGGCGCATCGTCAGCACCAACCGGATCGTGTTCACGTCGCTGGAGAAGAGCGACACCGGCAACTACGGCTGTAACGCCACCAACTCGCTCGGCTACGTGTACAAGGACGTGTACCTGAACGTGATGGCGCTCGCGCCCGAAATTACCGAACCGCCGAAGCTCGAAGCGACCGTCGACCAGCGCAACGTGACGATGACGTGCCGCGTGTTCGGTGCACCGAAGCCGCAGGTCCGGTGGCTGCGCAATGATCGCGAGCTTACCGGTGGCCGCTACCAAACCATGCCGAGCGGCGATCTGTTCATCCGGGACGTGAAGTTTGACGACGCCGGCGAGTACACCTGCCAGGCGTTCAGCAAGCTCGGCAGCAAGACGGCGTCGGGCCAGCTGGTCGTGAAGGAGCACACGAAGATCAACGATCCGCCGAAGGACTACGAGGTGGAGGCGGGCACGACCGCCACCTTCCGGTGCAATGCGATCGCCGACTCCTCGCTGGAGCTCACGATCGAGTGGCTGACCAAGGGCGAGCTGATCGACTTCGAAAGCCAGCCGCGCTTCATCCGCACCTCCGACAACTCGCTCATGATTACGAAGACGATCGAGCTGGACACGGGCACCTACACCTGCCTGGCGAAGACGGAGCTGGACGAGGTGATGGCGAACGCGACACTCACCGTGATGGACCGGCCGAACCCGCCGACGCTGACGCGCGTCGACTGCCGCGGCAAGGTGGCCAAGGTCGAGTGGGTATCGAACGGCGACAACCGGTCGCCGATTCTGAACTTCATCATCGAGTACAACACGTCCTTCACGCCCGACACCTGGAGCGTCTCGGCGAGCGACGTGCCCGGCACGGATCTGGCGTACGTGGTCGAAACGACACCGTGGAACAACTACACGTTCCGCGTGATCGCCGTCAACAAGGTCGGACGCTCGCTGCCGTCCGGCCACAGCGAGGTGTGCACGACGCCGACGAGCGTACCGTACAAGAACCCGGACAACCTGGAGGCGGAGGGCACCGAGCCGAACAATCTCGTCATCAAGTGGAACCCGATGGCGCAGGTGGATCACAACGCGCCCGGCTTCCACTACCGCGTCTACTGGAGGCGTGACATCCCGGGCGCTTCCTGGACGTCGGCGGACGTCAACGACTGGCGCCAGTCATCGTACACGGTCGAGGGGCTGCCTACGTTCACCCGCTACCACATCAAGGTGGTAGCCCTCAACGAGCGGGGCGAGTCGAACTCCGGCCCGTGGGAGAAGTTCGTTTACTCGGGCGAGGACAAGCCGACCGACGCGCCGACCAACTTCACGCTGATCCAAGTGACCGGACCGACCGCCGCCTACCTCAGCTGGAACCCGGTCTCGCCGGAGTCGCTCCGCGGCCACTTCAAGGGCTACAAGATCCAGACGTGGACGGAGTCGGGTGGCGAGGCCAACATGCGCGAGGTGCTGATCACCAACGACGCCAAGCAGGCGCTCGTGACCGACTTCGTGCCGGACTCGCTCAACTACGCGCGCATCCTTGCCTACAACGGACGCTACAATGGACCCGCCAGCACCACGCTCTCCTTCGACACGCCCGAGGGTGTGCCGAACACGATCCAGTCGCTCGAGGCGTACCCGCTCGGCTCGGCCGCGTTCCTGCTGCGCTGGCAGCCACCGCTCCAGCCCAACGGCCGCCTCACCGGCTACAAGATCTACTACGAGGAGGTCAAGGGCACCACGGTTGGGCCGCGCATGGAGCGCGAGCCACACATCACCGATCCGCTGGTGCAGGAGGCAAAGCTCGGCAGCCTCAAGCCGAACTCGAAGTATCGCATCCACGTCGTGGCAACGACCAAGGCCGGCGAGGGCATGGA CTTACACATTGAGCGAGCGACATCGTCCGGCGTTGGCATGCCACCGGATGTGCCGAACTTCAACTGGGCCAACCTGCCCTCGGAGAACGGGCTGGCCAACATCAAGGTCATCTGGCAACCGGCCCTCGGCGGCAAGCCTGGCTCGCACTTCTTCGTCAAGTACCGCATCAAGGACGAGTCGAACTGGCAGACGACCGATCCGGAGCTGTACGAGAACTTTCTAGTCGTGCACGGCATCAACCCGAACCATCTGTACGAGTTCCGGGTCGTCTCGGTCGATGGCGAGCATCAGACCGAGTCTGCCACGCAGGAGGTCGATACCTACGGAATAC agaGCTCTGTTAAGGTGCCGGGAGATAATATTGCCACCGCCGGCTGGTTTATAGGTATGATGCTGGCGATAGCGTTCCTCATTCTGGTGCTGATCATCATCTGCATCGTGAAGCGTAACCGTGGCGGAAAGTACGACGTACACGACCGCGAGCTGGCCAACGGACGGAACGACTACACCGAGGAGGGTGGCTTCCCGGAGTACTCGCAACC AAGGTATGAATGA
- the LOC131291248 gene encoding neuroglian isoform X1 translates to MWPTNRQTAGLAAGRCLLLPPRHQHLLLAATLVMMLNVLTVHSLIHSPPRIIKQPPPDELLFQVKQQGESDKPFLIECEAEGEPSPKYRWIKNGKKFEWQTYDDRMSQQPGRGTLVITSPRDEDLGQYQCFAENEHGTATSNSVFVRKAELNSFKDATPQTVQADEGKPLKLVCQPPDGWPKPNVYWMILTRDGGIRSINNSRMTLDPEGNLWFSNVTREDESGEFFYACAASSVFRSEYKIGNRVILQVRQTGISASQNRHMPQRQYVTRKNEVALKGKEVELFCIYGGTPLPETVWTKNGKPIIWSDKIQQDNYGKSLKIRRVTSEDAGAYTCEVSNGVGNADSYSINLAVNAVPYFTVEPELRNAAEGESVEFRCEAAGDPSPNIVWIHNGKLIDDSKRNPRRIVSTNRIVFTSLEKSDTGNYGCNATNSLGYVYKDVYLNVMALAPEITEPPKLEATVDQRNVTMTCRVFGAPKPQVRWLRNDRELTGGRYQTMPSGDLFIRDVKFDDAGEYTCQAFSKLGSKTASGQLVVKEHTKINDPPKDYEVEAGTTATFRCNAIADSSLELTIEWLTKGELIDFESQPRFIRTSDNSLMITKTIELDTGTYTCLAKTELDEVMANATLTVMDRPNPPTLTRVDCRGKVAKVEWVSNGDNRSPILNFIIEYNTSFTPDTWSVSASDVPGTDLAYVVETTPWNNYTFRVIAVNKVGRSLPSGHSEVCTTPTSVPYKNPDNLEAEGTEPNNLVIKWNPMAQVDHNAPGFHYRVYWRRDIPGASWTSADVNDWRQSSYTVEGLPTFTRYHIKVVALNERGESNSGPWEKFVYSGEDKPTDAPTNFTLIQVTGPTAAYLSWNPVSPESLRGHFKGYKIQTWTESGGEANMREVLITNDAKQALVTDFVPDSLNYARILAYNGRYNGPASTTLSFDTPEGVPNTIQSLEAYPLGSAAFLLRWQPPLQPNGRLTGYKIYYEEVKGTTVGPRMEREPHITDPLVQEAKLGSLKPNSKYRIHVVATTKAGEGMDLHIERATSSGVGMPPDVPNFNWANLPSENGLANIKVIWQPALGGKPGSHFFVKYRIKDESNWQTTDPELYENFLVVHGINPNHLYEFRVVSVDGEHQTESATQEVDTYGIQSSVKVPGDNIATAGWFIGMMLAIAFLILVLIIICIVKRNRGGKYDVHDRELANGRNDYTEEGGFPEYSQPLDNKSQGRQSLNSQKVGPESDTDSMAEYGEGDTEGMNEDGSFIGQYGRKGKNADSNSQAFATLV, encoded by the exons GTATCGCTGGATTAAAAACGGCAAGAAGTTCGAATGGCAGACGTACGACGACCGGATGTCGCAGCAACCGGGACGCGGTACGCTGGTCATCACGTCACCGCGCGACGAGGACCTCGGCCAGTATCAGTGCTTCGCCGAGAACGAGCACGGTACCGCCACCTCCAACTCGGTGTTCGTGCGCAAGGCGGAGCTGAACTCGTTCAAGGACGCGACGCCGCAGACGGTGCAGGCGGACGAGGGCAAGCCGCTGAAGCTGGTGTGCCAACCGCCCGACGGCTGGCCGAAGCCGAACGTCTACTGGATGATCCTGACGCGCGACGGTGGCATCCGGAGCATCAACAACTCGCGCATGACGCTCGACCCGGAGGGCAACCTGTGGTTCTCGAACGTAACGCGCGAGGACGAGTCGGGCGAGTTCTTCTACGCGTGCGCCGCCTCGTCGGTGTTCCGCAGCGAGTACAAGATCGGCAACCGGGTGATACTGCAGGTACGCCAGACGGGCATCTCCGCCTCGCAGAACCGCCATATGCCGCAGCGGCAGTACGTGACGCGCAAGAACGAGGTCGCGCTCAAGGGCAAGGAGGTGGAGCTGTTCTGCATCTACGGCGGTACGCCGCTGCCCGAGACGGTGTGGACGAAGAACGGGAAACCGATCATATGGAGCGACAAGATACAGCAGGACAACTACGGCAAGTCGCTCAAGATACGGCGCGTCACGTCGGAGGACGCCGGTGCGTACACGTGCGAGGTGTCGAACGGCGTCGGCAATGCGGACTCGTACTCGATCAACCTGGCGGTGAACGCGGTGCCGTACTTCACCGTCGAGCCGGAGCTGCGGAACGCGGCGGAGGGCGAATCGGTCGAGTTCCGGTGTGAGGCGGCCGGTGATCCGAGCCCGAACATCGTCTGGATCCACAACGGCAAGCTGATCGACGACAGCAAGCGCAACCCGCGGCGCATCGTCAGCACCAACCGGATCGTGTTCACGTCGCTGGAGAAGAGCGACACCGGCAACTACGGCTGTAACGCCACCAACTCGCTCGGCTACGTGTACAAGGACGTGTACCTGAACGTGATGGCGCTCGCGCCCGAAATTACCGAACCGCCGAAGCTCGAAGCGACCGTCGACCAGCGCAACGTGACGATGACGTGCCGCGTGTTCGGTGCACCGAAGCCGCAGGTCCGGTGGCTGCGCAATGATCGCGAGCTTACCGGTGGCCGCTACCAAACCATGCCGAGCGGCGATCTGTTCATCCGGGACGTGAAGTTTGACGACGCCGGCGAGTACACCTGCCAGGCGTTCAGCAAGCTCGGCAGCAAGACGGCGTCGGGCCAGCTGGTCGTGAAGGAGCACACGAAGATCAACGATCCGCCGAAGGACTACGAGGTGGAGGCGGGCACGACCGCCACCTTCCGGTGCAATGCGATCGCCGACTCCTCGCTGGAGCTCACGATCGAGTGGCTGACCAAGGGCGAGCTGATCGACTTCGAAAGCCAGCCGCGCTTCATCCGCACCTCCGACAACTCGCTCATGATTACGAAGACGATCGAGCTGGACACGGGCACCTACACCTGCCTGGCGAAGACGGAGCTGGACGAGGTGATGGCGAACGCGACACTCACCGTGATGGACCGGCCGAACCCGCCGACGCTGACGCGCGTCGACTGCCGCGGCAAGGTGGCCAAGGTCGAGTGGGTATCGAACGGCGACAACCGGTCGCCGATTCTGAACTTCATCATCGAGTACAACACGTCCTTCACGCCCGACACCTGGAGCGTCTCGGCGAGCGACGTGCCCGGCACGGATCTGGCGTACGTGGTCGAAACGACACCGTGGAACAACTACACGTTCCGCGTGATCGCCGTCAACAAGGTCGGACGCTCGCTGCCGTCCGGCCACAGCGAGGTGTGCACGACGCCGACGAGCGTACCGTACAAGAACCCGGACAACCTGGAGGCGGAGGGCACCGAGCCGAACAATCTCGTCATCAAGTGGAACCCGATGGCGCAGGTGGATCACAACGCGCCCGGCTTCCACTACCGCGTCTACTGGAGGCGTGACATCCCGGGCGCTTCCTGGACGTCGGCGGACGTCAACGACTGGCGCCAGTCATCGTACACGGTCGAGGGGCTGCCTACGTTCACCCGCTACCACATCAAGGTGGTAGCCCTCAACGAGCGGGGCGAGTCGAACTCCGGCCCGTGGGAGAAGTTCGTTTACTCGGGCGAGGACAAGCCGACCGACGCGCCGACCAACTTCACGCTGATCCAAGTGACCGGACCGACCGCCGCCTACCTCAGCTGGAACCCGGTCTCGCCGGAGTCGCTCCGCGGCCACTTCAAGGGCTACAAGATCCAGACGTGGACGGAGTCGGGTGGCGAGGCCAACATGCGCGAGGTGCTGATCACCAACGACGCCAAGCAGGCGCTCGTGACCGACTTCGTGCCGGACTCGCTCAACTACGCGCGCATCCTTGCCTACAACGGACGCTACAATGGACCCGCCAGCACCACGCTCTCCTTCGACACGCCCGAGGGTGTGCCGAACACGATCCAGTCGCTCGAGGCGTACCCGCTCGGCTCGGCCGCGTTCCTGCTGCGCTGGCAGCCACCGCTCCAGCCCAACGGCCGCCTCACCGGCTACAAGATCTACTACGAGGAGGTCAAGGGCACCACGGTTGGGCCGCGCATGGAGCGCGAGCCACACATCACCGATCCGCTGGTGCAGGAGGCAAAGCTCGGCAGCCTCAAGCCGAACTCGAAGTATCGCATCCACGTCGTGGCAACGACCAAGGCCGGCGAGGGCATGGA CTTACACATTGAGCGAGCGACATCGTCCGGCGTTGGCATGCCACCGGATGTGCCGAACTTCAACTGGGCCAACCTGCCCTCGGAGAACGGGCTGGCCAACATCAAGGTCATCTGGCAACCGGCCCTCGGCGGCAAGCCTGGCTCGCACTTCTTCGTCAAGTACCGCATCAAGGACGAGTCGAACTGGCAGACGACCGATCCGGAGCTGTACGAGAACTTTCTAGTCGTGCACGGCATCAACCCGAACCATCTGTACGAGTTCCGGGTCGTCTCGGTCGATGGCGAGCATCAGACCGAGTCTGCCACGCAGGAGGTCGATACCTACGGAATAC agaGCTCTGTTAAGGTGCCGGGAGATAATATTGCCACCGCCGGCTGGTTTATAGGTATGATGCTGGCGATAGCGTTCCTCATTCTGGTGCTGATCATCATCTGCATCGTGAAGCGTAACCGTGGCGGAAAGTACGACGTACACGACCGCGAGCTGGCCAACGGACGGAACGACTACACCGAGGAGGGTGGCTTCCCGGAGTACTCGCAACC TTTGGACAATAAAAGCCAGGGCCGACAATCGCTGAACTCGCAAAAAGTAGGACCGGAAAGTGATACAGATTCCATGGCGGAATACGGTGAAGGTGATACAG AAGGTATGAATGAAGACGGTTCATTCATTGGACAGTACGGCCGGAAGGGCAAAAATGCGGACAGCAATTCGCAGGCGTTCGCGACCTTAGTTTAG